The genomic interval AGGAGCCCTATTAACAGTGAAAAAAATAAAAAAAGTAACCATTCCAAAGCACCATCGAATCATCGTGATTTCTGATATTCACGGAGAAATTGACCTATTAAAAAAGCTCCTAAATAAAGTGAATTTTCATCAAGATGATTACTTAATTATTAATGGTGATATGTGTGAAAAAGGAACTAGTAGTAAAGAAGTAATCCGTTATATTATGGATCTTTCTAGTAATTTTCCAAATGTCCATGTAACGGAGGGAAACTGTGATGTGTTAATAGAGGAAATTTTATATGAGAATCCTGCTATATTAAATTACCTTACAAAACAAAAGCACTCTCTATTAAATGAATGGCTAGAAGAACTAGACTTTGTTCTTACAAATCATACAACAGTCCAAGAAATAAAGCAGTTATTATTAAAGCATTATCAGAAAGAAATCGATTGGTTGATTAATCTACCAACTGTAATCGAAACAGAACAATATATCTTTGTTCATGCAGGCTTAGAGGATATCGAAAATTGGAAAGATACAGATCGAGAAATTGCCCTTTCTATCCCCTCTTTTTTAGAAAAAAACCATCAAGCAAAGAAATTCGTAGTCGTTGGACATTGGCCGGTAATAAATTATTCAACTGACATTCCCTCTGATAACCCGATTATTGATAAAGATAAAAAAATAATAGCGATGGACGGTGGGAATAAGGTGAAACCAACTGGACAGCTAAATGCAGTAATTCTGGAACAAAATACAATTTCTTATACTTATGTAGACACTTTCCCTACTCGTAAAGTGCGAAAAGACTTTCATGCTGACATTACGATGACGGGCTCTATTAATTATCCCTATTACTTCATTCAGCCACTAGCAAAAGAGGCGTTCTTTACACAATGTAAACAATTAGAGACAAATCGCATCGTTTATGTAAAAAACGAATATATCCATCCACATAACGATGGAAAATTTCAAGTAAAAACCGACATATCCTGTGCCCAATTAACCGTACAAAAAGGAGAACAAGTCTCCATAGTCGATGACAACTGCACAGGGTATACATTAATAAAAAAAGACGGCCAGTTAGGTTGGATAGCAAAAGAAAATATATGACCTCAGAGGGACGGTTCTTCCGCTTCCCTTTTTTAATTTTGGCACTTGATAGTTTTTGGGGAAATCAGTAAATCTCCATCCGCATAATTGAATACGCTATCAATTAATGGTATAGTTTAATTAAAATAAAAGACTATACAATAAAACTTTTAAGGACGGAATTCACTTATGCTTGTGATTAAAGAACTCCCTATTGAGGTCATTACTATTTATCCATCTAAGAGCTTTGACGGAATCGAAATTTTATTTCGTGTCAATAATCATAACTATCAATTTCTAATTGGTAATTCCAAAAATCCATTTCCGATAAATGTAAAACATGTGTTTAAGGAAAAGGCAGTCTGTCCATTTTGCAAGAAAAAAATATTAGCCGTACCATTAGGCCAACAACTATGCTTAGAATTCCAGAAAAACCTCCCCGCCCTATTGCAATATTTCCAAGAAAAATATCCCCATGCTTTTTAACGGATACAGAGGGACGGTTCTACTGCTTCCGTTTTTGGGAAGCAGTAGAACCGTCCCTCTGACAACTTTCTGAATTTTACAAATATAATTATTTATGAATGCGTTTTCATTATTAAGTGACTGGGAATCATCGCCATTTTTCAGTTTGGCAAGATGCCTATTCTTCCTTGCAAGCTTTTTCAATTGTTGTTAAGGTAAATAAATGTATCAGATACAAGAATACGAAAGACAGCTGTCAACACTTAAGTATTCAAGACTTATAATTTGTAAGGGAGAGATTTGGTGCAGGTAGAAGTATTTATTTCTTTAGGAATTTATTTAGTAGGTATGTTGTTAATCGGCTATTACTCTTATAAAAAAACATCCGATTTAAATGATTATATGTTAGGAGGGCGTGGTCTTGGGCCGGCTGTAACTGCATTATCTGCAGGTGCTTCTGATATGAGTGGTTGGATGTTAATGGGATTGCCAGGTGCGATGTATGCTTCTGGAATTTCAAGCTTATGGTTAGCAATAGGATTAACAATTGGTGCTTTTTTAAACTATATAATCATTGCCCCACGTCTTCGCACTTATACTGAAGTGGCGAACGATTCTATTACCATTCCAGATTTTTTAGAAAATCGCTTTAATGATTATTCGAAAATACTCCGTTCTGTTTCAGCGCTCGTTATTTTAATCTTTTTCACTCTTTATACATCATCAGGCCTTGTGGCTGGTGGCCGATTGTTTGAAAGCTCTTTTAATACCGACTATAAAGTAGGTTTATTTATAACAGCTGGGGTTGTTGTTGCCTACACTTTATTCGGCGGATTTTTAGCAGTAAGCATGACCGATTTTGTTCAAGGTGTCATCATGTTTATTGCGCTCATTTTAGTTCCTGTTGTTGCGTTTACAGATATAGGTGGAGTACAGAACACCTTTCAAGAAATAAAAAACGTGGACCCTTCCCTTTTAGACTTTTTTAAAGGAACCTCCTTTTTAGGGATAATATCATTATTAGCATGGGGATTAGGTTACTTTGGGCAACCACATATCATTGTTCGATTTATGGCTATAGGTAGTATTAAACAATTAAAAACAGCACGTCGAATCGGTATGAGCTGGATGATTGTTTCTATCATTGGTGCCATGTTGACTGGACTTATCGGTATTGCCTATTACTCAATGCATGGCCAGGAGTTAGCTGATCCTGAAACAGTTTTTATTGGTTTTTCTACTATTCTATTCCACCCATTAATTACTGGATTTTTATTAGCTGCTATTTTAGCTGCTATCATGAGTACCATTTCTTCACAGCTACTAGTAACTGCTAGTTCGTTAACAGAAGATTTTTACAAGACATTCCTCCGTCGAGATGCTAGCGACAAAGAGCTTGTCCTTATTGGGCGAATTACTGTTTTAATTGTAGCATTAATCGGAATCTCTCTTTCTATCAATCCTAACGATACCATTTTAGGACTTGTTGGTTACGCATGGGCAGGCTTCGGTTCAGCATTTGGTCCTGTTATCTTGTTAAGCTTACATTGGAAAAGGATGACAAAGTGGGGAGCGTTAACAGGAATGCTTGTAGGCGCCATAACCGTTCTTATCTGGGCAAACATCCCAGTATTACAAGAAACCCTTTACGAAATGATACCAGGCTTCCTACTAAGCACCATTACCGTGGTACTAGTCAGCCTAGCAACACAAAAACCATCAAAAGAAATAGAAGAACATTATCATCAAATGGAAGAAATGATGAAAAAGTAAGCATGGGGACGGTTCTCTTGCTTCCCTTCTAGGATGCAAGAGAACCGTATGCTTTTACTGTAAAAACATACTATCATGTTTTGAGAGGCGATAGCTCGACTCCAATCAGTAGAGGAGAATAAGTCTAAGAATTCTCTAGTAGATTGGTGCTCTTGCCTGATAAGCAGTTGCTTTATAAAACCAATGCAATACCTTAATTTAACAATCTCCTTGTATTAATCATCATGTTGCAAGCATTATTTCATTATCCTCATCCCGCTATTCCTTTCTATTAAAATAACGTTAAAAAATCTTACAAAACACTAGTAAAATAAAAGATAATATAATAAGGTTATGAATATATGTAATTTTAACAATATTATAATAGAAATCCATTAACCTACTGTTTCCCTTACTCATTAAGACTAAAAGGGAATCATAAGAACCGTCCCCCCGATTCCCTCAAAAACTATAAAAGTTCGCTTTTCACTCTGTTTTATCAACATCAAAAGACAAATTAATATTTTTTTCGTCAAAATCCGCACATTCTATTGAAATAACCGAAAATAATATGTATAATAACCAATATCAATAGTTTGGCAGGTGAGTTATCATCGATGCAAATGAAATGAAGAAGTTTTTATCTCATGTGTATAATAAGATTTCAAAAGAATTATTTGGGGCTGGTACGACGCTACTGAAGGTGACAATCGATCAGAATGTTA from Niallia sp. FSL W8-0635 carries:
- a CDS encoding metallophosphoesterase, coding for MKKIKKVTIPKHHRIIVISDIHGEIDLLKKLLNKVNFHQDDYLIINGDMCEKGTSSKEVIRYIMDLSSNFPNVHVTEGNCDVLIEEILYENPAILNYLTKQKHSLLNEWLEELDFVLTNHTTVQEIKQLLLKHYQKEIDWLINLPTVIETEQYIFVHAGLEDIENWKDTDREIALSIPSFLEKNHQAKKFVVVGHWPVINYSTDIPSDNPIIDKDKKIIAMDGGNKVKPTGQLNAVILEQNTISYTYVDTFPTRKVRKDFHADITMTGSINYPYYFIQPLAKEAFFTQCKQLETNRIVYVKNEYIHPHNDGKFQVKTDISCAQLTVQKGEQVSIVDDNCTGYTLIKKDGQLGWIAKENI
- the putP gene encoding sodium/proline symporter PutP — encoded protein: MQVEVFISLGIYLVGMLLIGYYSYKKTSDLNDYMLGGRGLGPAVTALSAGASDMSGWMLMGLPGAMYASGISSLWLAIGLTIGAFLNYIIIAPRLRTYTEVANDSITIPDFLENRFNDYSKILRSVSALVILIFFTLYTSSGLVAGGRLFESSFNTDYKVGLFITAGVVVAYTLFGGFLAVSMTDFVQGVIMFIALILVPVVAFTDIGGVQNTFQEIKNVDPSLLDFFKGTSFLGIISLLAWGLGYFGQPHIIVRFMAIGSIKQLKTARRIGMSWMIVSIIGAMLTGLIGIAYYSMHGQELADPETVFIGFSTILFHPLITGFLLAAILAAIMSTISSQLLVTASSLTEDFYKTFLRRDASDKELVLIGRITVLIVALIGISLSINPNDTILGLVGYAWAGFGSAFGPVILLSLHWKRMTKWGALTGMLVGAITVLIWANIPVLQETLYEMIPGFLLSTITVVLVSLATQKPSKEIEEHYHQMEEMMKK